The proteins below are encoded in one region of Enhydrobacter sp.:
- a CDS encoding cobalamin-dependent protein (Presence of a B(12) (cobalamin)-binding domain implies dependence on cobalamin itself, in one of its several forms, or in some unusual lineages, dependence on a cobalamin-like analog.) has translation MKVLLVHPSGLMYTEVYLRLEPLGLERVAAACRAAGHEVRLLDLQVFRHRHFRKMLDTWRPDAVGFSLNYLANIPEVVDLARLTRDLLRDTLVFVGGHSASFTAGEILAHARGARRASRRGHDRGRGTAPRLIGLLDAALPARDLLVRRRKYFIGVLDPCASVEFSRGCPWNRAFCSAWTFYGRSYRKVGAEVIGEDLARLREPGVFIVDDVAFIHAEHGQAIADEVERRNIRKKYYLETRCDVLLKNKEVFARWKQLGLSYMFLGVEAIDEEGLRRHRKRVSLGKSFEALEYARSLGISGR, from the coding sequence ATGAAGGTCCTGCTCGTTCATCCCAGCGGCTTGATGTACACCGAGGTCTATCTGCGGCTCGAGCCGCTGGGGCTCGAACGGGTGGCGGCGGCCTGCCGCGCGGCCGGCCACGAGGTGCGGCTGCTCGACCTGCAGGTCTTCCGGCACCGGCATTTCCGGAAGATGCTCGACACCTGGCGGCCCGACGCGGTCGGCTTCTCGCTGAACTACCTCGCCAACATTCCCGAGGTCGTCGACCTCGCGCGCCTGACGCGCGATCTGCTGCGCGACACGCTCGTCTTCGTGGGCGGCCACTCCGCGAGCTTCACCGCCGGCGAGATCCTGGCCCACGCGCGGGGCGCTCGGCGCGCTTCCCGGCGTGGTCACGACCGGGGGCGAGGGACCGCGCCGCGCTTGATCGGCTTGCTCGACGCAGCGCTGCCGGCGCGCGACCTGCTGGTCCGGCGGCGCAAGTACTTCATCGGCGTGCTCGATCCCTGCGCGTCGGTCGAATTCTCGCGCGGCTGCCCTTGGAACCGCGCCTTCTGCAGCGCCTGGACCTTCTACGGGCGTAGCTACCGCAAGGTCGGCGCCGAGGTGATCGGCGAGGACCTGGCGCGGCTGCGCGAGCCTGGCGTCTTCATCGTCGACGATGTGGCCTTCATCCACGCCGAGCACGGCCAGGCGATCGCCGACGAGGTCGAGCGCCGCAATATCCGCAAGAAGTACTATCTCGAGACGCGCTGCGACGTGCTGCTGAAGAACAAGGAGGTGTTCGCGCGCTGGAAGCAGCTCGGCCTCAGCTACATGTTCCTGGGCGTCGAGGCGATCGACGAGGAGGGGCTGCGGCGGCACCGCAAGCGGGTGAGCCTCGGCAAGAGCTTCGAGGCGCTCGAATACGCGCGCTCGCTCGGCATCTCCGGGCGGTGA
- a CDS encoding SGNH/GDSL hydrolase family protein, with the protein MTSVVVGRIGDLGRSASRAALWLLRATGRVLVILAITLALDYALLATVFSGWKREWADAASAYTQAYIRTPYDHDLAPNASSTRVWGTIDYPWHTDRYGLRIGKCAPGEAEKDRPAIFVIGDSFVEPIGSSYEKSFTGLMACDAARQGKAVWNLGVASYSPAIYFRKIRAVAHELGIKPVEIYVFLDLSDIYDDANVYRVGADGVVTSSPFHWYNIGQFLLGNFATFRLTYDLYLHSSLATVGSLGQDRARWTFDPDLMNEWGRRGLEIAGRNLDQIVTMCHDWHCRMTLVVYPWPDNIVAGDRDSIQVTHWRAWAAARHVRFIDGFAPFFREPSDVAVRKYFIHGDIHFSERGHRLLYDEVKRATGDDY; encoded by the coding sequence ATGACGAGCGTCGTTGTCGGCAGGATCGGCGATCTGGGCAGGTCGGCCTCGCGGGCGGCCCTGTGGCTGTTGCGCGCGACCGGCCGCGTGCTGGTCATCCTGGCGATAACGCTGGCCCTCGACTACGCCCTGCTCGCGACCGTGTTCTCGGGCTGGAAGCGCGAATGGGCGGACGCGGCCTCGGCCTATACGCAGGCCTACATCAGGACCCCCTACGACCATGATCTCGCGCCCAACGCCAGCTCGACGCGCGTGTGGGGCACCATTGACTATCCCTGGCACACGGACCGCTATGGCCTCAGGATCGGCAAGTGCGCGCCGGGCGAGGCCGAGAAGGACCGGCCGGCGATCTTCGTCATCGGCGATTCCTTCGTCGAGCCGATCGGCTCGAGCTACGAGAAGAGCTTCACCGGCCTGATGGCCTGCGACGCCGCACGGCAGGGCAAGGCGGTATGGAACCTTGGCGTCGCCTCCTACAGCCCGGCGATCTACTTCCGCAAGATCCGCGCCGTCGCTCATGAGCTCGGCATCAAGCCGGTCGAGATCTACGTCTTCCTCGATCTCTCCGACATCTACGACGATGCCAACGTCTATCGCGTCGGAGCCGACGGCGTGGTCACGTCGTCGCCCTTCCATTGGTACAATATCGGTCAATTTCTGCTGGGCAATTTCGCGACCTTCCGGCTGACCTACGACCTCTACCTGCATTCCTCGCTGGCCACGGTCGGCTCTCTCGGTCAGGATCGCGCCCGATGGACGTTCGACCCGGATCTCATGAACGAGTGGGGCCGGCGTGGCCTCGAGATCGCGGGCCGCAACCTCGACCAGATCGTGACGATGTGCCACGACTGGCATTGCCGCATGACGCTGGTCGTCTATCCGTGGCCGGATAACATCGTGGCAGGCGACCGCGACAGCATCCAGGTGACGCACTGGCGCGCGTGGGCCGCCGCGCGCCATGTCCGCTTCATCGACGGCTTCGCACCGTTCTTCCGCGAGCCGTCCGACGTGGCGGTGCGCAAGTACTTCATCCACGGCGACATCCATTTCAGCGAGCGTGGCCACCGCCTGCTCTACGACGAGGTGAAGAGGGCGACGGGCGACGACTACTGA
- a CDS encoding adenylate/guanylate cyclase domain-containing protein codes for MEHKLAAVLAADMVGYSRLMEADERGTLARLRTHRIELIDPAVAKNQGHVIKTTGDGMLVEFQSVTDAVRCAVEIQERMRRRNTDVPDERRINFRIGINLGDIIFDDGDIYGDGVNVAARLEQLAEVGGICVTAAVHDQVDGRLDVAFEDLGEKLLKNISRPVRVYRIVACVPEGRPAAGGGQAVPKAVVKPTVAVLPFTNMSGDPEQEFFVDGLTEDILTELSRRHELFVISRTSTFVYKGQAANLREVAQKLGARYFVEGSVRKAGDRLRVTVQLIDTASDAHIWAERYDRKLDDIFAIQDEITAAIVATLPGRLEAAQHDQLARMKPSSMAAYECVLAAKVLHHRSTREDNLEALTLVDRALQLDPDYAHAHAWRGCILGQAFTYGWCKDKEATMNEVAFELGKALALDDNDADVHRILAAVAIAQDDLNRARYHQDRALTLNPNYDLVVVQMGELFTWLGHAEEGIEWIRKAMRLNPHHPARFWSHLGRAHFVGRQYAQAIEAFMHLSTMDIQQHAFVAACYGWLGDRTAAAAHVARVRELDPELDLPKFLATMHYADNADLAHLREGLVKAGL; via the coding sequence ATGGAGCACAAGCTGGCAGCGGTCCTGGCGGCCGACATGGTCGGCTACAGCCGGCTCATGGAAGCCGACGAGCGCGGCACGCTGGCGCGGCTGCGCACCCATCGCATCGAGCTGATCGACCCCGCCGTCGCCAAGAACCAGGGGCACGTCATCAAGACGACCGGCGACGGCATGCTGGTCGAGTTCCAGAGCGTCACCGACGCCGTCCGCTGCGCCGTCGAGATCCAGGAGCGCATGCGCCGGCGCAATACCGACGTGCCCGACGAGCGGCGCATCAACTTCCGCATCGGCATCAATCTCGGCGACATCATCTTCGACGACGGTGACATCTACGGCGACGGCGTGAACGTCGCCGCCCGGCTGGAGCAGCTCGCCGAGGTCGGCGGGATCTGCGTCACGGCCGCCGTCCACGACCAGGTCGACGGCCGCCTCGACGTCGCCTTCGAGGATCTGGGCGAGAAGCTCCTGAAGAACATCAGCCGCCCGGTGCGGGTCTACCGGATCGTGGCCTGCGTGCCGGAGGGCAGGCCGGCGGCCGGCGGCGGCCAGGCTGTGCCCAAGGCGGTGGTAAAGCCTACGGTCGCCGTGCTGCCGTTCACCAACATGAGCGGCGATCCCGAGCAGGAATTCTTCGTCGACGGGCTGACCGAGGACATCCTGACCGAGCTCAGCCGGCGGCACGAGCTGTTTGTGATCTCGCGCACCTCCACCTTCGTCTACAAGGGCCAGGCCGCCAACCTGCGCGAGGTGGCGCAGAAGCTCGGCGCGCGCTACTTCGTCGAAGGCAGCGTGCGCAAGGCGGGCGACCGGCTGCGTGTCACGGTGCAGTTGATCGACACGGCGAGCGACGCGCACATCTGGGCCGAGCGCTACGACCGCAAGCTCGACGATATCTTCGCCATCCAGGACGAGATCACCGCCGCCATCGTCGCCACCCTGCCGGGCCGGCTCGAGGCCGCCCAGCACGATCAGCTCGCGCGCATGAAGCCTTCGAGCATGGCTGCCTACGAATGCGTGCTGGCGGCCAAGGTCCTGCATCATCGCAGCACGCGCGAGGACAACCTCGAGGCGCTGACGCTCGTCGACCGGGCACTGCAGCTCGATCCCGACTATGCGCACGCCCATGCCTGGCGCGGCTGCATCCTCGGCCAGGCCTTCACCTACGGCTGGTGCAAGGACAAGGAGGCGACCATGAACGAGGTCGCCTTCGAGCTCGGCAAGGCGCTGGCGCTCGACGACAACGACGCCGACGTGCATCGCATTCTCGCCGCCGTCGCCATCGCCCAGGACGATCTCAATCGCGCACGCTACCACCAGGACAGGGCGCTGACGCTCAATCCCAATTACGACCTGGTCGTGGTGCAGATGGGCGAGCTGTTCACCTGGCTCGGTCATGCCGAGGAGGGGATCGAGTGGATCCGCAAGGCGATGCGGTTGAACCCGCATCATCCCGCGCGCTTCTGGAGTCACCTCGGCCGTGCGCACTTCGTCGGCCGGCAGTATGCGCAGGCGATCGAGGCCTTCATGCATCTGTCGACCATGGACATCCAGCAGCATGCCTTCGTCGCCGCCTGCTACGGCTGGCTGGGCGACCGCACGGCCGCGGCGGCCCATGTCGCGCGCGTGCGCGAGCTCGATCCGGAACTGGATCTGCCGAAGTTCCTGGCGACCATGCACTATGCCGACAACGCCGACCTGGCGCATCTGCGCGAGGGCCTCGTCAAGGCCGGGCTGTAG